TCGAAGAGTTCCTAACCATGCTTCTGACTGGAAACTGGTACTATCTATTTCCTTGATATTTTCAGGCGGTCAACCCTAAATAATACATCAGTCGCCGCAGCAGAAGTTCCTGTGCACCATCAGGTTTGTTCTTTTAATCAATAAGTTGAGTTTTCCTTTCAACATCTTCAAGCTCATCTGATTTACACATATATCTTGGTTTACTTGTCATTTGAGTGCAGGATTATGTTATTTCTGAAGAAGAAATCCAGAAGCTTGTATCAATGGGCTTTGAAAGGgtaaaaaacttgaaaattccTTTTCCTTGATCCAATGAGCTAACCATCCTATATAGTATACATTTTCCTTATCTAGCTTGATTCATATTCGTAGAGTTGAAGAATGCAAGGCTAgttatgaaaattgttttagGATCGAGGAGCATAGTTTTATGTTCAGCCTTATAGCTGATGCTTGCTTTAATGAAGAAATCTTTGAATGTCACTAAATGTCTTCGTATGGGTTACAGACACAGGTAGAAGTTGCTCTTGCAGCTGCAGATGGGGATCTTAATGTGGCAGTGGAAATTCTGAGCCAACAGGTCTGTCTTTCAAACTCATTTGTTTCCCAAATTGTCGACTGTTGAGATTTCTTGGTTTAATAATGGGGACTGGGAATTATCTGCAGGGCTAATCCAAGCAAGCGAGCTAACTATTTGACTTCTCAAAATGGACCTCGGTCGACCCGGTTTGATGGGCCCGGTTCATTTTCACGTTTATGTAAAGTTCCATGTTCATTTTCACGTTTATGTAAAGTTCCATATCTGTATACTCTGTATTGTTTGAGAGCATGCTGAGATTATTTGGTCTGGGGGAAGGAAGATTCTTAATGGGATATCACTACACACACTAACATCTGTTTAAATGAAGGCACAGAAGTAGTTATAACATTTGACAGCAATGGAAAAACTAGAGTTGTAATATAAAACATCCACACCTTTAGCTTTGCATTGTTTGTTACCCATTATCTTCTTGTATAGTGGTTCATTTAGGGCCTATTTGGTAGTGCTTTTCTCGAAACGCATATCTAATTTGTTTTCTCAAATAGGACTTCAGTTTTGAGTAAAAATTTTGTTGTGCTTATAATAAAAGTGGTTCTAGAGCAGAATTGCTTCTAGATAAGCACTCCCAAACGGGAGCAAAAGCGTTTTCTACATAAGCATTTGTAATGATTACATGGAAAGGAGCTTTTTCAATTCACACCATCTGTTATTTATTGGTACATTTTATTTCTCATGTATAAAACCCTAATGCTTTCCAGACTCCTTGGGTGGCTTCACAATTACAACTGGGCATTTTGCGTGATGTGCGCAGTAGTCACTCACGCTTCCTATGAATGTTCTGCACCACCcaacaaaaagcaaaattaaattaaattaaattaatgatataaataaaatagaataaatgTTGTTTGGATTTTTGCGTGACAATTGTAAGCAGGAATTCCAAATGaacattaacaaaaaaatcaccTCTTGATTATGCCAAGGCCACGGCTGCCTACAACCAAAAGATCCACATGCATCTGCTCTGTGGCTTGACAAATCATGTCCTTCGGATCTCCACTTAGAATTAGGGTTTCTGCTTTGATCTGCACAATTACTAGAATCATGTTAGTTAAGTTCACCCAAATGCATCACAAAACCTCTCATCTAATTATCTGAACCCATAATTAGAATCATTAATTGAGAAACTAATAATGCAAAGAGAAATCCTTAGATACATAAACCAACCTGATAAATGATTAATTCACAAAATAACAACATAAACATTAAAACatcgtgtgtgtgtgtgtgttaagAGTGCTAGTCTATTGAGGGATCTTAAACTTATGCAAAGAATCACTCGTGAGACTCGACTCGCATTGTATTTTCACAATCagaaccatctattttttaagtttcatTCAAATCTATTGTATTTCCACGATCagtctattttttaagttttatttaCAGATTTAAAAGGATAGACAATTCACAAATTTGTCATCCACAAATTTGATAAACACggtgtttaaaaaaaacacacacacaaaaataacaaCCATTTAAGTGAGTGTCAGaatgtgaaaataaaaagtctcACATTAAAAAGTTAAGGAAACCTAATAAGAACTTACAAGGAATTGAGTTACTGCCCTCATAGCCAATTAGTTTTGAGGTAAAActtcaacttccttcatgatATTAGAGGGAACGTGTGAGAAtatgaaagtaaaaaatctcacattgaaaagttaaaaaaCCTAACAAGAACTTATAAGAAGTTGGATTACTCCCtattgccaattgattttgaggtAGAACTTCTAACTTCCTTTAATATTTCGTCCTACTAAACTAAATTAATTACCTTCTTATCCTTGCAAATCTCCAAAGCGCGGGCGAGTATAGCGGCAGCCctttcttcttgttccttGCGCAATTCACCAGACACAGCAGCAGAGAGGACGTAGTTCTGGAACGGCTGCATAACATAAACAAGAGTCACCATGCTCACATTCTCATGGCTCCCTGCAAGAGGTGCTTCCAGGGTCGCCGTGTCTGTGCTTGTAGCCACATCATCGGCGTTGTCCTTGGGCCGCACAAGAAGAAGGTCAAGGGCCCACTTGAGAGCATAGAAGCTCCCCTCACTTCCGTCTATGGCCACCACCACCCtcatcttctccttcttcctctGTTGCTCGTCGTCCCCGCTCTGCACCACTGCCTGCTCTGCAACTATTGTTGTCTGCATCACTTGCTTGGCTGAGATATCTTCTTGTTGTGTGGTTTTGTTGGTGCTTTTGAAtggtatatatacatacatacatatatatttgtcggcctctctctctctctctctctcttttttcatttttttttccccttagAGGTGAATTTCCAtttgtttcttatttgtttAGATTGGAGGTAAAAGGACACGTTTATGTACGTGGCAACCACGCAAATagaaaattccaattcctCATACAATTTTGGCATTTCCGTGGGGTATATGAGATGAGATAGACCTCGACGCAACTCTTTGTGTTTTACTATTTTGGTGTCGTGTCATCCCCGTGACCTGCGAAATTCTTctcaatttaaatttaattcgTAATATGTAAACTCAAGCTTATTTGTGAAAGTAACACATCGTGTCCTGTTTTATCTGTTGACACTTGGAAAGTCGGGTGGTTTTATCTGTCGACACTTGAATTCGGGTGGTCAACTGACGACTTTTGATCGGATCACAGTCAGATTTTTATTGGGTCAGAACATAATggatgatcttcttcttcttaccGAAAGAGCATGTCACCAAAGAAGCACTGGTGTAGTACCAGTCAACTTTTTCTGATGTCAACGTCATAATTGAGTAAAGGTAGTGTGTTGAGAGAGCAAACGAACATAATTTCTGGGAGTAGAGAAGTTATTACCTTGTTTGGATGTAAGTCAGGAATATTTATAAGAGATGAAGGAGAAATGGAACTCCTGGCAGGAGGGGTGTCTCTAGCCATGCTGCCATCATGGTTAGAGGGAATGATTTTGGCATCATGACTTCTTGTGCTTGTTACAAAAGAGGGGGACGAGCCAATGGGGACACCTGAAAGGGAGTAGGAATACATTCTCTCTCCAACCATATGGTGACACATGTTCAAGTTGGTGAGCTTTGGGAGGTGGTCCGTTACTAGGTCCCAACTACCCCTAATTCCCGGGGTGGATCACTAAGAGTATTGACTCCTTAAACAACATTCTtagataaaatttaaaaatgagatgagaaaatccaacttcaaccATACTCCCTTTTCAACTCCTGAAATATGAAGATTTATAGGAGCTCttaaatctgaggagagagaaaagactCCTAGAGActagaggtgtcaaacgggCCGTGCCGGGCCGGCCCAACCCATTTAAACTCGTGCCTTTAATGTATTCGTGCCGTGCCGTGCCGGCCCATTTAATTTATCGGGCCGTGCCGTGCTGGCCCATTTAGTAAAATCATTGATCCCAGCCCGGCCCAAAGCCCAAGTCCATATTGAAACGGGCCGTGCCGTGCTTGGGCCGTGCCCGTGCTCGTGCTCGGGCCATACTCGGGCCCAAGAACAAGcccatttaatttgaattttttttttcttgattttttttttcccactagataattaaaattataaacataaaacataTAACTAGAAGCAAGGAATGATGAactatttgaaaacattaataatcaaacatccaaacaatatgaaaaaggTGGAGGGCAAAAATatggcctcgttaaaaccttgccttAAAAAACCCCCAAAGGAGGAAAATCCGgtcaaggaaaaagagtaccacTACCCTCCCAAATtacacaaaaaggaaaataaaattaatctaGGACACCGGGTAAAATATCAGCATTTGTCATCTCACGTTCCTGCATCAGtcaaccgaaaaaaaaattaattattttctggaGTAAAATAAGATACTTAGAGCATCATAAATCTTCAAAAAGACATGCAGTCTGATCATCAACATACAAACCTGTAATTAAAGGTGGATCTGGCCCTCGTGTACTATGCAATATAGCAGTCCCAGATAACACAGTGATGAACCCTCAAAGTTTTGACGCTATGCTGGTCACGCTTTGACTAGAATAATCCTACCAAAAGATTACATACATTAGATTTATAACAAAGActcacacacaaacacaacaTGTTCACGTGATGATACTTTAAACATTATTGCACTGGCAAATATTGTAAAAGAGGTTAACATAGCATAATAGATAGGAGAAACAATTGCTGTGTTGAAAGTATCCAATGCCTGCAACCACACCAGAGTGAGAAACCAGCTAAAAAGTTCACCTGATTTCCAAGCTAgaagaaattaacaaaaattcaaacttggaaagacaGATCTCGCTAAAAAAAGTGGAACTCCAACCATTATTTAAGTAGGTATTTTGTTTGCTTAATAAGTTTGAGTATCAACATACAGCAAAAACAAAGTACCAACCTCAACAAACTTCATTAAGGGAACTTGTGCTGTCATCTTCAAAATATGAGAGATCTTCATCTACAAAACTTTGAGTAGTGAAAAAAACTTTGAGtaggtattttttttatattttttattttattttatttacttgctgTTCCAAGTTCCAACTTGGTAGTGAAAAAATGCAGTAGATGATTTAAGTGGGCTCAGGCTCGTGTCGTGCTTGGAGCGGGCTCGGGCTCGTGCCGTGCTTGGAGCGGGCTCGGGCTAAGCCCGTCTCATGTCGGGCCACGGGCCGGCTCGGTCCATTGGACCTTTTTTTAAATCCCAGCCCGGTCCAAGTTTTCGTGCCGTGCCGAGCACGGCCCATTAATATTCGTGCTCGTGCCGTGCCGTGCCTCATTTAAATGGGCTGGACTCGTGCCGTGCTGGGCCGGCCCGAcccgtttgacacctctacTAGAGACTCCCTATAATTAAATGCTACTTTACTTTAATTCTAACTATTTTGTCTTATTATTAGCCGGTGGACTTCATTCTTTTCTGTCATAGGAGCTGAATCAATAGCTGGGGATTCCTTTCATATGAAGAGGGAGTATTTAtactaaactaaaaaaataaataaataatttatgatTCTCTAAACTAGAGAggatagttgaaattgaaattttataaggAGCTCATAAAATAGCTTCCtagtgtttttagctaaattttaactaaaaaataaggaGCATAATTATGGATGCTCTAAGGGACCAATGTGATCTCGGCCCCCCTtacctcttttttatttttataaatatattatatatatactaatacttatatatattgatatattttataatgCCTTTAATATTTCaggaatttcattttcatgcatacctattttcttaaatttactaaatctattattattattttttttttaaacaccaATCCTCAAAATCTAAGTCTTTTTCACCtatttctctatttttttttttgggtggacACAAAAACTTCCTCCTCCCTCTTACAACCATGTTTGTgacttttgtttatttttcttattctcCATATAATACATTATCAAATTCCAATTGAGTTAACTTACTTAATTCATGTTTGTTaaaatttatcttttatttatttattattttctctccACCTATGatttgtttgggttttagaaattttttattatgttcTCATCACATATGGtttgtatggattttgaaaattttgatttattctCTACTTTGAGTTTAGTGAGTCtttcaaaacaattatatGTAGATTACCAAATGAAAAAAGTTGTAAATAAATGTAGGGGTCTTTTTGTTCCAGCAGCCTgacgaatgggcttgggctgccgTAAGAAGAAAACGAACAAAATTCCCCCAATGCCTGAGTTCAAGAACCAAGCTCCCAAAAAAGTTTTTGAAGAGTTTGATGAAACTCTAGAAAAACACTCTTAggttttttttcacaaatagCCAAATAAACATAACAAATTGATGAGTGACTTAACTTGAggagcttgtggcatgggagctaaGCTTTCAGGTTTAGCAATTTGAGAGAGAGTAAGGCATGAATTTCCAGGTGCTATATTGAGAAAGGCCTATTCCCGGCCGTTCCCTTATTCTTTCAATATCCTTGCAGCATTAGTAAGGGTTGGTCAGAGTTGGTTAACTGTAAGCTGCTGGATCCATCTACTTGCAATATTTTTCACAGAGCACAAGTTCTTGATGCCATCTACCTTTCCAAGCTGTGGGACATCCATATCAAAGCAAAGATGCTCTGCCACGTGGTCAGGAGGTGGAGGGCCGCTACTCACACCTTTATATGTTCATAGGGGGAATTTACCCCTACTCTTGAGGACGTGGTAAATATCTCTCGCTTCCTAGTTTGTGGCAACTGAAACCCTTTTGACATCGCCTTTACCCAGGAAGAAATGGACAAGCTTGCAGTTCTACAAAGAGGTGCTTCGACTGCCCCTAGCACCTCGCTTTGATTCAGCAACTGGATACAATATTTTGGGGATGCGAATAGATAGGGATCTTGTCGGCTAACTGCATTTATATCACTGTGGCTTGGGCGGTTCATGCTTTGTGATTTCTCTCAGGACTGCTTGCATGAACGAGTATTTCCCTTGGCTTTGGCCATAGCTCGAGGTGACACGATCCCCTTAGCCCCCATGTTCTTGGGACACCTATACTGGCTACTTGATTAGACTCAGCTTTTGGAGAAAAGCGCGGCGGGAACCATTGGCGTGGAGAGTCTCTTGAATTCTGGTTTTTTGCAGGTGTTTTTGTGGGAATGTCTCAAAGGGCTGGACATATATCCACTCCCTTATTTGCGTGCTATGAAGTTGGCCGACTTGAGCAAGGGTTCTTTCATGCCGGATGGTCACCCCTTAGTTTGCAGGTGGTTTAAGCGGACGCAAAGGAAAGGCCAGAACTTTTTAAAGTTATTGgataatattgaaaatttcatattttgccGTTACGGCACCTTGGTAGAAACCTTCACCTTTGTGCCCTTTTATGCTGATGTTGGTGATATTGTTGAGATTCCAACAGCGATATCGCAAGGTGGTCGCTTCAGGAAGTATGTTTTGTTAAACGTTGCCCCTATCCCATTACCTACTCTCGGAGACAGCTGCTCAGAGATTTCTATGACTTACTCACCACACCGGGTTAGGCGACAGTTTGGGCTTGATCAAGGGGTACCGAGCAATCCTAACCATGATGACCCCTTTTGTGCTGCACATGGTCTTTTGGAGCAATGATAATGTACCAAACAGCGGTGGGCCCCATGTTTTAGCTGGCAGGGGGAGAATTGGTGGCTTCTTGCGGGGCTACCAAGCCTACTAGAACCGTTGCCTTGGactgttaaaaaaaaaagaggtagaaaacccaaaagggTGTCTTTATTTGGGAGCATGCTAAGTTCCATAGTTGTTATATATACTCTATATTGTTTGAGAGCATGCTAAGTCAAAACACtaccaaacatgccctaaGTCGAAGCACGATACAAGAAGATAACTCGAAGCACGATGTTATATTACAACTCTAGTTTTTCCATCGCTGTCAAACATCTTATAAACTATACTTCTGTGCTTTCATTTAAACAGAAGTTAGTGTATGTAGTGATATCCCATTAGCTTCGACTTAGGCTTGTTTGGTAGTGCTTTGACTTAGGGCCTAATTAGTAGTACTTTGACTTAGAGCCGGTTTAATAATGCTTTTCTCAAAACGCCTATCTAATTTGTTTTCTCACATGGGACTTCAATTTTGAGTAAAATTTTTAAGGATATGATTTCCCCACTCCCCTTTTCTCTACTTACActcctttttactttttaatactttttaatcaattttgttccttctctttcctattcCACCCTTACCCTacattaatttcattttactttACCTTTATAttatacttaattttccaacttcacCT
Above is a genomic segment from Prunus dulcis chromosome 7, ALMONDv2, whole genome shotgun sequence containing:
- the LOC117634838 gene encoding universal stress protein YxiE-like: MQTTIVAEQAVVQSGDDEQQRKKEKMRVVVAIDGSEGSFYALKWALDLLLVRPKDNADDVATSTDTATLEAPLAGSHENVSMVTLVYVMQPFQNYVLSAAVSGELRKEQEERAAAILARALEICKDKKIKAETLILSGDPKDMICQATEQMHVDLLVVGSRGLGIIKRTFIGSVSDYCAHHAKCPVVIVKPPKESGKH